Proteins from a genomic interval of Clostridium sp. 'deep sea':
- a CDS encoding MATE family efflux transporter — protein sequence MNDNNDSKTYDIEAKPKKVKLRDSKLTKTVWLLAWPVIVEMMLLTFVGIVDMAMVGRLGPSSIAAVGLGTQIVMIATSAFAAIRTGTTALVARHIGAKDEDGANVIARQSVTMTIILTVTTFVIFYIFAEGSLKLLGAKPDVVAVGIGYIRWRSFGLVFSLITMIFTSMLRGCGDTKTPMYVNIVINILNPIFNYIFIFGNFGAPKMGVAGAALGTVLSQVVGCILIIKVVMKGDKQIKLTLNDDYRLKKTPVKRILNIGIPAMVEAIFMRFAQIVFTMILTSIGTATYAAHQIAIRAESLSFMPGWGFGVAATTLIGQNLGAKEPELAEESGYVARNMAILVSSLMGILFFIFPVQFVKFFTDDQEVIKQAAKALRLVAIAQPAMAINLVIAGGLRGAGDTKWVTIITASSVWLVRLSIAAVGVFYFKLGLIGAWLGMVSDLFIRAIMFSIRYARGKWKLLKV from the coding sequence ATGAATGATAATAATGATTCAAAAACTTATGATATTGAAGCAAAACCTAAGAAAGTTAAACTAAGAGACTCTAAACTTACTAAAACAGTTTGGTTATTGGCTTGGCCCGTAATAGTGGAAATGATGTTACTTACTTTTGTTGGCATTGTAGATATGGCTATGGTAGGTAGGCTAGGACCATCATCAATAGCAGCAGTTGGTTTAGGTACACAAATTGTTATGATAGCAACCAGTGCATTTGCTGCAATTAGAACAGGAACAACGGCCTTAGTTGCCAGACATATTGGTGCAAAAGATGAAGATGGAGCAAATGTAATAGCGCGTCAATCAGTAACAATGACCATTATTTTAACAGTTACTACCTTTGTAATTTTCTACATATTTGCAGAGGGTTCTTTAAAGCTACTAGGTGCTAAACCAGATGTAGTTGCTGTAGGTATAGGTTATATAAGGTGGAGATCATTTGGTTTAGTATTTAGTTTAATTACAATGATTTTTACCAGTATGTTAAGGGGTTGTGGCGATACAAAAACACCCATGTATGTAAATATAGTAATTAATATTTTAAATCCAATATTCAATTACATTTTTATTTTTGGTAATTTTGGAGCCCCTAAAATGGGGGTGGCTGGTGCCGCTTTAGGTACGGTATTATCTCAAGTAGTTGGTTGTATTTTAATTATTAAAGTAGTTATGAAAGGTGATAAACAAATAAAGCTGACCTTAAATGATGATTATAGATTAAAAAAGACCCCTGTAAAAAGAATTTTAAATATTGGTATTCCTGCTATGGTAGAGGCTATATTTATGAGATTTGCCCAAATAGTTTTTACGATGATACTTACTAGTATTGGTACAGCTACTTATGCTGCCCACCAAATAGCTATAAGAGCAGAGTCATTATCTTTTATGCCAGGCTGGGGTTTTGGGGTTGCCGCTACAACTTTAATAGGTCAAAACTTAGGAGCTAAAGAACCAGAGTTGGCTGAAGAGAGTGGTTATGTAGCTCGCAATATGGCAATCTTAGTATCAAGCTTAATGGGTATTCTGTTTTTCATTTTTCCTGTTCAATTTGTGAAGTTTTTTACTGATGACCAGGAGGTAATTAAACAGGCAGCTAAGGCATTACGATTAGTAGCAATAGCACAGCCTGCAATGGCAATAAACTTAGTTATAGCTGGTGGACTAAGAGGAGCAGGAGATACAAAATGGGTTACTATAATAACTGCTAGTAGTGTGTGGCTAGTAAGGTTATCTATTGCTGCAGTAGGCGTATTTTACTTTAAGCTTGGGTTAATAGGTGCTTGGTTAGGAATGGTATCTGATTTATTTATAAGAGCCATTATGTTTAGCATAAGGTATGCTAGAGGTAAGTGGAAATTGCTTAAAGTTTAA
- a CDS encoding MFS transporter, with protein sequence MSKKGIFSTMLSRKDIFGWVMYDWANSAFATTIMAAVLPVYYADVAAANLNHTVRTSYWGYTTSIAMLIVAISTPLMGAISDHIKSKKSFLRVFSYLGCMATILLVLVGTGDYLLCSILFIVGNIGFSCGNVFYDSLIINVAKPHEMDSVSSWGFALGYLGGGLLLVINLVMILFPQKLGIANSMWASRLAFVSVGVWWFIFSLPLFKYVKEPHDKTKKNFPPLSVGFSRLKATFKDARKYKELFKFIIAFWLYNDGIGTIMRMATIYGSEIGIGANALIGALLLTQFVAFPFSLLFNFIAKKINIKKAIYVTLIIYTFIVCYGYFLKTSLDFYVLAVLVGTVQGGAQALSRSLYASMVPKDKSAEFFSFLGISSKFAAVIGPLVFAIVGQATGSSRNGIISLIVFFILGFIVLSRVDVEKARELAQ encoded by the coding sequence ATGTCAAAAAAGGGTATATTTTCAACAATGCTCAGCAGAAAAGATATTTTTGGCTGGGTAATGTACGATTGGGCTAATTCGGCTTTTGCCACGACCATTATGGCTGCTGTATTGCCTGTTTATTATGCAGATGTAGCTGCTGCAAACCTGAATCACACCGTAAGAACTTCTTATTGGGGTTATACAACCTCAATTGCAATGTTAATTGTTGCAATATCCACCCCTTTAATGGGAGCAATTTCAGACCACATAAAATCTAAAAAAAGTTTTCTAAGAGTTTTTTCTTACTTAGGCTGTATGGCAACTATACTATTAGTATTAGTAGGAACAGGTGATTATTTACTATGTTCCATTTTATTTATAGTTGGAAATATCGGTTTTTCATGTGGTAATGTTTTTTATGATAGTTTAATTATTAATGTTGCCAAACCTCATGAGATGGATTCGGTATCATCATGGGGCTTTGCCTTAGGATACCTTGGAGGAGGATTGTTATTAGTTATTAACCTTGTAATGATTTTGTTTCCACAGAAACTAGGTATAGCTAACAGCATGTGGGCATCTCGACTGGCTTTTGTGTCTGTAGGTGTTTGGTGGTTTATCTTTTCATTACCTCTCTTTAAATATGTTAAAGAACCGCATGATAAAACTAAGAAAAATTTTCCGCCTTTATCTGTTGGCTTTAGTAGACTTAAAGCAACATTTAAAGACGCTCGTAAGTACAAAGAGTTGTTTAAATTTATTATTGCTTTTTGGCTCTATAATGATGGAATTGGTACAATAATGAGAATGGCTACTATTTATGGTAGTGAAATAGGGATAGGTGCAAATGCCTTAATTGGCGCTTTATTATTAACTCAATTTGTTGCATTTCCATTCTCTTTACTATTTAACTTTATTGCTAAAAAAATTAATATTAAAAAAGCAATTTATGTTACTCTTATTATTTATACTTTTATAGTTTGTTATGGTTATTTTTTAAAGACATCATTAGATTTTTATGTTTTAGCTGTTTTAGTAGGAACTGTTCAAGGTGGAGCCCAAGCATTAAGTAGATCTCTTTATGCATCTATGGTGCCCAAAGATAAATCTGCAGAGTTCTTTAGCTTCTTAGGTATATCTAGTAAGTTTGCTGCGGTAATAGGACCTTTAGTATTTGCAATTGTAGGTCAAGCTACAGGATCAAGTCGTAATGGTATTATATCTTTAATTGTATTCTTTATATTAGGATTTATAGTTTTATCTCGGGTTGATGTCGAAAAAGCCCGCGAATTAGCCCAATAA
- a CDS encoding YhfC family glutamic-type intramembrane protease, producing the protein MKQWLLIYSAIFILIAVVFLLILGKLKFKNISWWIFVAWGVASFELTLILQPPLQRWWAQTFSSLVNNQAATCLLLLLPLALISGFVQEILKAVPFISRKFLWVNQLLNDKNDWLNYSLAIGFGFAIWEAIRLVAYPISYLTTLMWLPIIERVMAIMFHVASTTCFVYGVKNKKSIKFYLLVSITHGLINYPVFLSTAGYISHNMIYYLGFTIAILFYIFTYRLWKKRYVLNI; encoded by the coding sequence TTGAAACAGTGGTTGTTAATATATTCAGCTATATTTATCTTAATAGCTGTAGTGTTTTTATTGATTTTAGGTAAACTAAAATTTAAAAACATAAGTTGGTGGATCTTTGTGGCATGGGGAGTAGCTTCATTTGAACTTACATTAATACTACAACCCCCTTTGCAAAGATGGTGGGCACAAACATTTAGCTCATTGGTTAATAACCAAGCTGCTACTTGTTTATTATTGTTATTGCCATTAGCATTAATCTCTGGATTTGTTCAAGAAATATTAAAGGCTGTACCTTTTATTTCAAGAAAATTTTTATGGGTAAATCAATTGTTAAATGATAAAAATGATTGGTTAAATTATTCTTTAGCCATTGGTTTTGGCTTTGCTATATGGGAGGCAATAAGGCTAGTTGCCTACCCTATATCTTATTTAACAACATTAATGTGGTTGCCAATTATTGAACGAGTAATGGCAATAATGTTTCATGTTGCCTCTACCACTTGTTTTGTTTATGGTGTGAAAAATAAAAAGAGCATAAAGTTTTACTTACTTGTGTCTATAACTCATGGTTTAATTAACTACCCTGTTTTTTTGAGTACTGCAGGTTATATATCACATAATATGATTTATTATTTAGGTTTTACGATAGCAATTTTATTTTATATATTTACATATAGGTTATGGAAGAAGAGATATGTTTTAAATATTTAA